One Myxococcota bacterium DNA segment encodes these proteins:
- a CDS encoding M24 family metallopeptidase: protein MNQRLTLFLEMLQSHRLDGALVRSTDSYLNEYVPSEQSRRVYLTGFAGSVGDVLVVRQKGILFVDGRYAIQAKNEATDFDVRVLPLGQSIEAAWLSELANFPNTRLGIESDRMSVNLYNRLKAEAEKHGISLIELPAFGPEIAQSTAKRWQAPLACTGETTADRLKRAAPFFAANKLDAFLVVPLDEIAWLSNERSSEFPYQMVFSARALAYADHLEILQGPIFLKKKARIGLDPALTPEAVRRELEQAGAEIVFVQSPFQAMKSIKNSAELAHMRSAIARADRVVDKVQQWVCGQMASGTFLTEAMVDAQTRVEFEKSGVTGLSFKPICGGGKNGAQIHHGTPEDKEPLRLGDLFLLDVGAYYEGGYATDLTRTFLLGGPDQKASELQKKIYTAVLKGSIAGMSARFPKGTAGASLDGIVRDPIWRQGYQYNHGTGHGVGINVHENPPRISTVGTAPIEIGQVFSIEPGIYIEDFGGVRIENLCTVNEDPELSDFLKVEPLSFCPLDKRLIDESVLSAAEKQFLQYYDGRYE, encoded by the coding sequence ATGAATCAGCGCCTAACACTCTTTCTGGAAATGCTTCAATCCCACCGGTTAGACGGCGCCTTGGTTCGCTCGACCGACTCATATTTGAACGAGTACGTGCCCTCCGAACAAAGTCGCAGGGTCTATTTGACGGGCTTTGCTGGATCTGTGGGCGATGTCTTGGTGGTGCGTCAAAAAGGTATTTTGTTTGTTGATGGCCGTTATGCCATTCAGGCCAAAAATGAGGCCACTGATTTCGATGTTCGCGTGCTGCCTTTGGGTCAATCTATTGAAGCGGCATGGCTGAGCGAGCTTGCTAACTTTCCGAATACGCGTCTTGGCATTGAGTCAGACCGTATGTCGGTCAATCTTTACAATCGGCTTAAGGCAGAGGCAGAAAAGCACGGCATTAGTTTGATTGAGCTTCCTGCATTTGGGCCAGAAATTGCTCAGAGCACCGCAAAACGTTGGCAGGCGCCGCTTGCTTGTACGGGTGAGACCACGGCTGATCGGTTAAAACGTGCTGCGCCATTTTTCGCGGCGAATAAGCTGGATGCATTTTTGGTGGTTCCGCTGGATGAGATTGCTTGGTTGAGCAACGAGCGTAGCAGTGAGTTTCCCTATCAGATGGTCTTTTCGGCGCGTGCGTTGGCCTATGCAGATCATTTGGAAATTTTGCAGGGACCGATTTTCCTTAAAAAGAAAGCTCGTATTGGCCTGGATCCAGCGCTGACACCCGAAGCGGTGCGCCGAGAACTGGAGCAGGCTGGTGCCGAGATCGTTTTTGTGCAAAGCCCGTTTCAAGCGATGAAATCCATCAAAAATAGCGCAGAGCTCGCTCATATGCGCAGCGCCATTGCACGCGCAGATCGCGTGGTCGATAAAGTGCAGCAATGGGTGTGCGGACAGATGGCTTCAGGCACTTTCTTAACCGAGGCAATGGTGGATGCGCAGACTCGCGTAGAGTTTGAAAAATCTGGGGTTACGGGCCTGTCGTTTAAACCTATTTGTGGTGGTGGCAAGAATGGCGCACAGATTCATCATGGAACGCCCGAGGATAAAGAGCCGTTGCGATTGGGCGATTTATTTTTGCTGGATGTCGGTGCTTATTATGAGGGCGGGTACGCTACTGATTTGACCCGTACTTTTTTGTTGGGCGGCCCCGATCAAAAAGCCAGCGAATTACAAAAGAAGATCTATACAGCGGTTTTAAAAGGCTCTATTGCTGGCATGTCAGCTAGATTTCCCAAGGGCACGGCTGGAGCGAGTTTAGATGGCATTGTCCGCGATCCGATTTGGAGGCAGGGCTACCAATATAACCACGGAACAGGGCATGGTGTTGGCATCAATGTGCATGAGAATCCTCCTAGGATTTCCACGGTTGGTACCGCACCCATTGAAATCGGACAGGTTTTTTCGATTGAGCCGGGTATCTATATCGAAGACTTCGGTGGTGTTCGCATTGAAAATCTTTGTACCGTGAACGAAGATCCTGAACTTTCAGACTTTTTGAAGGTTGAGCCGCTCTCTTTTTGCCCTTTGGATAAGCGACTGATTGATGAAAGTGTTTTAAGTGCGGCAGAGAAGCAGTTTTTACAATATTATGACGGCAGGTATGAATAA